DNA from Biomphalaria glabrata chromosome 14, xgBioGlab47.1, whole genome shotgun sequence:
gggaGGCGATGTCATTCCAACCATCTCTAATGCACAGGCTTTCTTCACATTTCTATCAGACGTCCAAAAATCGTCTCGCGACtggctttaactctttctcctaattgacgatgccaacgttgatttgatccccattaaactaaattgatttttagatttataagCTTTAATATGTGTTATGTTAAAAGAGCATTTtgataccaaatacaacattttctgataacaaacagaaACGTTAAGTTTTTGAAGTTTAAACAAAACAGTATAGTGAAATTAcgtacaaatgagcaaaacgaataatactatcaaaacgaggaaaataattacgaagagaaagagttaatagcaGTAGTCTTGTTGAGCAATTGAGTTatctattatcttttttttgcgTGTGTTAAGCGTGTGGAATGGTATGCCGATGTGTGTACATTTTACTCGAGCAGCcagtcttgtgtgtgtgtgtgtgagtgtatttTTCACTGttgatatgaattttttttttgaatgaaatCAAGAAACTATTCTAATGATAAACTATCCCTAATTTACCGGTACCTAAATTTCTGGGTCGATAAATTACCGGGTTCCTTAATGTCCGGTGTCAAATATGCCAATGCTTAAATTTCCTAAATCCCACACTTAACCACTGGACATGTAAACAATAATTTAGGGATGCGTTACTCCAGACACTTGCTCGCAACACAATCACATTCTTTTCAGTAAGTTTCGCACAATAAGTTTTTCTTCATTGTAATTTGTATGTTGACTATTGGAactatttcttaaaaaaaaataatttaaaatgtactgTTTTTACCTTTTGGGTCTGGTTTTCACTTTATTTCTATGGAAAATTCCTTCCTGGTCGGTGTCCAAACTATACAAAGGAATATCGAGGTTAAAATGCCGCGAGCGTCTGAGATTAAGTTTGGTTAGAGATTTTGTTTCTGTGCTAAAAGTTACATTGACCTGGTCAGGCATTTGATCTCCAGTGACTTCACTCGCCTCATATTGAAGCATAACTGTGAAGAAAAAATAAGGCTTAAATTTACATGACGATATATAAGAGCTGTTACTATGACATccattaaatgatttttataaagttcttatgaataataacaatgattaactctttctctcctaatcgacgataccatcgttgatttgacctaattaaattaaattaatgtttaattttataaacttgactttgtgttaaataaaaagagcatgctatTCCCTTTAATTCTGTACCAGATACAactttttctgataacaaacaacaaagctattgaagcttggTCATAACAGggaagtgaaatagtaatgagcaaaatgaagacaaataaaaacggagagaaagagttaaatgtgcGTGGAGTGAAAATGAATATCGAAGGCGGCTTAAGTTCAATAACtgataaatatttgaatatgTTACTCTATACGAGCTATGTCTGTTGAtctcaaactgtatcggatatttcCATAGGAAACACTAGccgaatgggggaggggggggggtaactgtTGTGTGATTGAAAACATTCCAAAAAAATTTCTTGCTTTTTCCAACTTTATGTGTTCATTAAGATGCTCTGTCAGCATTTCTAGAAATCACGTCAAAAAGCAAACGCCTCTTAAATTAACATGAAGAACCAGAGAACGAATATCTGTTATCTCAGCACACAAACATTATCAACATTGATCCACATAGATtgttatttatacaataaattTTACTTATAATTGCATTGttctttcattattatttagtgtataattaaataatgtattttgattggagtttttttttattcttttttttttgggggggggcaaggggtaatcaaggttacaaaaattataaatgaggtagacataggtcaaaagtttgggaaacactgccttagtctgttggaccattggggcaccatacacgattagttgaccgtctttctccattcctttcttttGTCTTGGTTAGAACCCCTTTCAGTAGCAGGCGGAAAGAGAACCCAAACCGACCACAGGAAGACACACGGTTATGTCTGCTTTGGGTGTGACAAACTCAGTAGATGACAGCAAGGCTGCGTTGCCAAGTAAAATActcctccttaatcttcgaatCGGAAGTCAAGCCTTATAGATTGGCATTAAGTGTGTCTCTCACTGCTAATACCTTTAGCACAATggtattggttaatttttttttacatgtaattACAAAAGAGACTCCAATGAGCTCTTATACAAGGTAATACATTCTGACGTTATTACCCAAATAAAAATCTCTCTTCTATTACGTTATAACACCAGAGATTCTaacgacttttttttataaggcaGAACAGTCTAAGTTATTAGAATAGTGTTTATATTAATAGATCACACTGACCGTCAGTACTTGAGATATGACAGATGAAAACAGAGAAAATTACAACAATAATAGACATTCTTCCAATATGTTCTCTCAATTACAGTCTGTTGATATATAAACGTTTTTGCAATATAAAATTTGCAAatttaatgcattttaaaagaaCATTCAACTCTTGTCTTGTGACTAATGTACAGAATTACACACATTATACTTCTTGGTTTTCTGACTTCTTATTTGGTACATTAAACCGCTGCGGCTTCAATCGTGAATATATCTTTGTTGTTCTAGCCCCCAAATAAATcgatcaattaaatatttattataagacatcagttaggccaggttcgtatataatttcacattcactttcacctatcctttggtctgctggaccgatggggcaccacacaagatctgttaaccctcttttctccattcttctctgtcatttgtctttgataaaatttcattctgataatattgaaccCTGCCTTTGTTACTTGCCTGGTTTGACAAagtcgggggccgattttcagtttgtttcccacagattgtctttgtaaccttgctatttttttaaattttatctttatttttcatttatgtttcaTCAAATACTTAAGCCATTGTAGGCAAACATAATAGACCCCAATTCATTTcaggcaaaaaacaaaaatattaaataaatatcatgcTAGCAGTTCACACCGGCTacacccgttgatttgttccaaggttttattatttaatattgtttattatggccggaacccacttctttttaaaaattatttgaataaatgGCCTACATGTTAATGATCACCCTAACGTACTTTTCAGCAAGTGATTTACTTTATCTGTAACAATGAAGTTTAACGACCCGCTCCCTCTCTGtccttctatctctctctctttttcgctctctggaacctaaatcgaccaccaTCGGACAATAGTTATGCCAGCGCTgactgtggcaaaatatgtaggtcgcagctgggactgcgtgcCTACGTGAAATACTGTACTTCTCATTAATTTTCTACTTGTTGGGATTCTATAGATTACATGGATTGGCCACTTTATCACTAACATGGACATTCAGTTCAGACTAAGATAGTGAGTCTCTTTCGTTAAtaagttaacaattatttttatattaggaTTATATCTAAAGGCGTACCAAGGATGCCAGCCAACCGGAGTGGCTCGTGCTGTCAGCGCCCCCTCCCCAACCTTACAATAGTGTACGTCATACATatttgcatagtcatgtgagaaatacataacttacaaataatgaaaacGAAGCTAGCTAATGAACTATCTGTAGTAACAGTCACAGTCCTAGAAATACATGTACATTTAGCCATGCTGCTTAAAAAGTTAAGTTAAGTGTctgacttacttacttactttgcATTTGGCTGGGGTTGAAAATTAACAAAGCGGATACAAATCAGTGAAATGATTAATACAATTATTCATGCTAGCTTATCTGAATTAGTGAAATATATGTTTTGTAATGTTTTGGCGCCACCCCCTTACGCCCCGGCACCAGAGGCGGATGCTCTTCtctccccacatttggcacgccactgattctaacttgtctcaatagtgattacttaggttggactgctctCCATCTTGCAGTTTCAGAATGTATCCAGCTTTTATTGGACAAGTCAAGACTGAACGTCATTGAAAAAGGTCTGCTGCATACAGTAAAAACAGGAAATGTCTAGATTTGGAACATGTTCCTAGCACGCCCAGAGTAGTCCGATCTAAGGTCAAGGATGCAGGCTAGTAAACAATCTGTTTCCTTGTATAGCGAGACATTTAATCTTCAGCTCATTCGAATTACAGTGCCATACTATTGGTGAATATTTGTGTCCATTATATCCCTCTGGTTAATAACATAATTTCTTATAAAGTTGTCGATGTGATAAACACTGACCAATATTCAGCTAAATACAAGACAAAGCATGTATCAAAAGGATGTCGcgttttcattataaaataacatgtgtgtgtatgagtgaaGGGTGGTCCATTACAAGTCAAGACTTAATGCATGTCGTGGACTAGCCAGTACTGCCTACCTGGCCCTGTATTGTTATGGCCCAATATATGCTCAAGACTACATATCGTGGACTAGCCAGTACTGCCTACCTGGCCCTGTATTGTTATGGCCCAATATATGCAACATATGAATTacaactaagactaagactgctttattgatccttgtggaaatttgttgtgattacaaggactcttttcttatAAGTAGAAGTCTGCAGAAACTAACAGATAGAGAGAAGGAACACGAGGAACacaagaaacaagaaacataaggaACACAAggaaacaagaaacataaggaACACAAGGTAATTACTTCAAAGCAAGGAATCAGCAGTACAATGGGGAGGGGGAACTGATTTAAATAATGCTACATATATAAGATCACAGacctacataataataaggcttgtgttcgagtccgaagattaatgaagaatgcaatatttcccgtggctactcagccccagctgtgacctaaatattttaCCAAATCCAGAGCAGGCAAAAATATTGTCCGCCGgcggtcgattaagattttcttttcgtcgtctacgtctgtcctctgtCGCGGATTTTGATTTGGTCTCAAGtgtgtatataaaaaaacatgcaaaaagaaaactgaaccacttccacatgaagtgtgtaataaaaatacttaatgttaaatggcaagaaaaaatagccaatactgaagtccttcgacaAGCGGCCTGCAAAGCACCCACACAATCTTGATGCAGTTCAGGCTTCGATGGGCAGCACccatctgcagaatggaagaccgccgcatccctaaacgactcctttATGGCCAACTAAGGGAAGaaaagcgctcacaaggtggacaaagcaaatgttttagggacaccctcaaagcttctctgaaagccttcagcattgcTACAGCCACCTGTGAGACAGGCGCatgatttagacttagaagacgatccGATGCGAACAGTtttcctaaacattaatttattaaactcttgaatcaataatacaTAAGCACCCTAAGGGGTACATTGTGGTGCACTTGAACCCCCCACCGGATTTTGACTAAATCTACATCTTCGTGATAaaccaaaaaagaaaagttcTGGAAGATgcatataatattttataagatgcataaaatatatttttttttaattggctaaaacgtggctactcagaattcagaggcGCGCACGTACATGGTTGGCCATCCTTTCCATACGCCTAGGCTAATCACTACTACATtaaccagtggaagcactagtATAGGCACTACTTCTGACgtacttgttcagttgctacttagaagttaattgatttgatggcGCGAACAAATGGCTAAAATTTCGATACTCAGAATCCAGTGCACCCCCTTGCGGGCACCCATGAATACAGATATGTAATGTGATTTCttcggagataaatagtttttaaaatatatatttttaagttttatttcttattaccatatattgtcattggataTACGCCATTTTGATTTTAAGGcttaatactagactatctcccttgaattacttgccaacttttttctgttgctgttttgcaAACAAGCTTTTGGACTTTAAGCAATAACTAAAAACTAGATATAAATTATGTAACAGaagtaataacatagatctacaaaggcgaaaaaaattatagaaaaaatattaacatcaaatatataaCCCTCAACTTTAAGCTTGACATGTTGTAGTCATAGCGTAATTTAATCTTCGTtgtttcttatataatatatatgtatattataatatacaataagaacaaatatttacaccaccacatcattcaagtacaatttctttcactttttcgattccaaacaaaataattaattaccaatagttagcaAACAAATTGGCTAATTTTAAATGACTGCTTAATGCACAGGGTTAATTAGATACACGGGTAGGCCTGACACACACAAACCGTAATAgaataaagagaaataataaaactattgaatgtaacagtgaacaatataaaaaaaaagcaatatatacAACAAAGTTGAGAAAGTCATGATTGGATTGTGGCATGGAAAGGAAGATtcgggaaatgttacaatggcatCGGAGTTAGTAACCTTGTGATGGCTCCAAATAGAGACTGGGCCGATACAAAATCAATGATTTTATTAAATCTCTTCAATGGGATAAAAGAGCAGCAAGATGAAATAGTATGAGTGTTACTACTTCTCTGGACCAAATAGGGGAACGAGGGGGGAGACACTGTGAGAAGCGtgcgaggttcgacacccgacgcgagcagagttgtgtttactgagcgcctaaaagccAGCACGGAAAATTTCTCCCAGTTGCCCcctcctcccactggtccacaaatgagattggaccatagctgagcatgctataagcatgaaagtagcgctatacaaaagctataatttattttatttatgagtGTGACAAGCAGAGTGCATTTGTCATACATAACTGCTTTTGAAGCTGGCCGACGATATAGGATCCAAACTAGAGAGATGTGATCGGGACATCGTTTATGTTACGTCACATTTTAGACTTAGACCTCAGTTGAACTGTCTGTCGGTGATCTAACAAAGAAAGTGAACGACTTAGACCTCAGTTAAACTGTATGTCGGTGAACTAACAAAGAAAGTGAACGACTTAGACCTCAGTTAAACTGTATGTCGGTGATCTAACAAAGAAAGTGAACGACTTAGACCTCAGTTAAACTGTATGTCGGTGATCTAACAAAGAAAGTGAACGACTTAGACCTCAGTTAAACTGTATGTCGGTGATCTAACAAAGAAAGTGAAAGTGAACGACGAGATCAGTATTGACCAAGGTAACTCACCGTACCTTGCCCTTCCCCTTTACGAGCCTGCCGGTGATCCTAACAGTAACTGATGTAATACGGAGCCGGCGCTGGCGA
Protein-coding regions in this window:
- the LOC129922750 gene encoding uncharacterized protein LOC129922750, whose translation is MAFKPLAKVLHSQWLAEKVLQPWISRDGIILSAHCSCTVGLGESCTHVAATLFMLEANTRLKEIMLQYEASEVTGDQMPDQVNVTFSTETKSLTKLNLRRSRHFNLDIPLYSLDTDQEGIFHRNKVKTRPKR